Proteins from a genomic interval of Colletotrichum higginsianum IMI 349063 chromosome 6, whole genome shotgun sequence:
- a CDS encoding R3H domain-containing protein: MATAHMSSDVPKPSFAKVRSTSELPLVFESSVVASRYMLTRLAFLQVAASASKDNLPVTTVRRVTASAQNRPEQASSAGIAPVPTLVANGADSRPPPAMDSTKPAPTAPKREPALLKKTDATDLVVDGLKDLNIGQRTPSLVVNGTGSSFTERSKSVAKDGSDDSQKADSSSELGTKPPSLDGKSITSGTTFALDEKESLRPDDSASVKAAAAEDDDSFSFRGPNLPSSRMGSDIAARARGIIQLGDMPDRRLAQPISGSLSQGMITPQSASSDQPPMPPANALSATLPDSANLLNTIYGQAPDEKLLEAMASPKDRLFLLRLEAELIKFVQNSKEPYMDFPPSNSFCRMLTHKLADYYRMTHQYEARVGSVRIFRTPYARVPESLASIAAPETNAETPPPPAVLPRKIMRRGEEGEFGPNSASPSKATSETGSDSKDKSAAANQKLSREQREEAYKQARERIFGNSEKTGESTPDNEGENGVSRASSVSARDKTQNGKRGKMGKQRRDDSDSFDSRHNYTPYWGPQQQTWMPQPQYVPVSNQYGAPVQQQPQQQQPQQSYPNQIQAPYNTTPTQTFAPMMPNAGYNASYPNMPPYPSQQANQARFQPPANPSNYGGAGSVPPQQQQGWQQGFGPAPVPMTPPSAANATAYTPRGMSAPPGQGTVPYMYGQLPANINPNDPKSQHPIPGSYNRHAFNPKTQSFVPGGGMAPMQPPQPPFSAPGSHHGSPQIGSPHLAYAGYQQPGLPAPYGYGMARQGSNSSIPSYHPPPPQQPHHLNPLPQAPGSHMPQHPPQHLPQNPSPHIPNKPVIPQGPAGHTFSHLPHYGNPATLPQKPNMGV; this comes from the exons ATGGCTACTGCCCACATGTCATCCGACGTTCCTAAGCCCTCTTTCGCAAAGGTGCGCTCCACTTCTGAGCTGCCCCTCGTTTTTGAAAGCTCAGTTGTTGCTTCACGATACATGCTAACACGGCTTGCGTTTCTCCAGGTCGCTGCATCGGCATCAAAAGACAACCTACCTGTCACTACCGTGCGAAGAGTAACCGCGTCAGCTCAAAACCGCCCAGAGCAAGCCTCGTCCGCTGGCATCGCTCCTGTCCCTACACTCGTTGCAAACGGAGCCGACAGCCGCCCACCTCCGGCCATGGACTCCACGAAGCCTGCACCGACAGCCCCCAAGCGCGAGCCCGCCCTGCTCAAGAAGACCGATGCGACGGACCTTGTTGTAGATGGACTGAAGGATCTGAACATTGGACAACGAACACCAAGCCTTGTTGTGAACGGGACGGGATCTTCCTTCACTGAGCGATCAAAATCTGTGGCCAAGGATGGTTCAGACGATTCTCAGAAGGCTGATTCCAGCTCCGAGCTTGGTACTAAGCCCCCCAGTCTGGATGGAAAGAGTATCACATCGGGAACAACCTTCGCGTTGGATGAAAAGGAATCACTGCGACCAGATGATAGCGCCAGCGTGAAAGCCGCGGCCGCTGAAGACGATGACTCGTTTTCCTTCCGAGGGCCGAACCTACCCAGTTCCAGGATGGGCTCCGACATAGCTGCGCGTGCGAGGGGTATCATTCAACTTGGGGACATGCCGGATCGCCGCCTTGCCCAGCCCATCTCCGGGTCTCTGAGTCAAGGCATGATTACACCGCAGAGCGCCTCCTCCGACCAGCCACCGATGCCCCCTGCCAATGCTTTGTCGGCCACTCTGCCCGATTCGGCCAATCTCTTGAACACCATCTATGGACAAGCGCCAGACGAGAAACTGTTGGAGGCTATGGCCTCTCCGAAAGACAGGCTATTCTTGTTGCGACTCGAGGCTGAGTTGATCAAGTTTGTTCAGAATTCCAA GGAGCCGTACATGGACTTCCCTCCATCCAATTCCTTCTGTAGAATGCTCACCCACAAGCTGGCCGATTATTACCGGATGACACATCAGTATGAAGCTCGTGTCGGATCTGTGCGCATATTCCGAACCCCGTACGCCAGGGTGCCCGAGTCGCTGGCTAGTATCGCTGCCCCGGAGACGAATGCTGAGACACCACCTCCGCCCGCGGTGCTGCCGCGAAAGATCATGCGACgcggagaggagggagaatTCGGTCCCAACAGCGCTTCTCCATCCAAGGCTACGTCCGAGACCGGCAGTGACTCCAAGGACAAGTCGGCTGCTGCCAACCAGAA ATTGTCGAGGGAACAGCGGGAAGAGGCGTACAAGCAAGCCCGGGAGAGGATCTTTGGCAACTCTGAAAAGACGGGAGAATCAACACCCG ACAATGAAGGTGAAAATGGAGTTTCACGCGCCAGCTCGGTCTCTGCCCGAGACAAGACCCAAAATGGCAAACGGGGCAAAATGGGCAAACAGAGACGGGATGATTCCGACAGCTTCGACTCGAGACATAACTACACTCCCTACTGGGGCCCGCAGCAACAGACGTGGATGCCGCAGCCCCAGTACGTCCCTGTATCCAACCAGTATGGTGCTCcagtgcagcagcagcctcagcagcagcagcctcagcAGTCGTACCCCAACCAGATTCAAGCACCTTACAATACGACGCCAACTCAAACCTTTGCTCCCATGATGCCCAATGCGGGTTACAATGCGTCGTATCCCAACATGCCGCCG TACCCGTCACAGCAGGCGAACCAAGCACGGTTCCAGCCGCCTGCAAACCCCAGCAATTATGGGGGAGCTGGTTCGGTTCctccgcagcagcagcaaggcTGGCAGCAAGGGTttgggccggcgccggtgccaaTGACTCCTCCCTCTGCGGCCAATGCGACCGCCTACACTCCGCGAGGCATGTCCGCGCCGCCCGGACAAGGCACGGTCCCGTACATGTATGGGCAGCTGCCGGCCAATATTAACCCAAACGATCCCAAGAGTCAGCATCCTATCCCCGGTAGCTACAATCGGCATGCTTTCAACCCCAAGACGCAGTCGTTTGTCCCTGGTGGTGGCATGGCCCCGATGCAGCCGCCCCAACCACCGTTCAGCGCTCCTGGCTCTCACCATGGTAGTCCCCAGATTGGATCGCCTCATCTAGCATACGCCGGCTACCAACAGCCAGGACTGCCGGCGCCTTACGGCTACGGTATGGCCCGGCAAGGGTCAAACAGCTCGATTCCTTCATACCACCCTCCACCGCCTCAGCAGCCTCATCACCTTAACCCTTTGCCCCAAGCACCGGGCTCTCATATGCCTCAACATCCGCCGCAACACCTCCCGCAAAACCCCTCTCCCCATATTCCCAACAAACCCGTCATCCCCCAGGGCCCAGCTGGACATACGTTCAGCCACCTGCCGCACTACGGCAACCCTGCTACTTTGCCACAGAAACCGAACATGGGTGTTTAG
- a CDS encoding Eukaryotic translation initiation factor 3 subunit F yields the protein MAVAETEKFLHLSRPIAPATIGIPGNIAPLTVNIQPQAILSILDHAVRRDIRDTQSTRVIGALVGVRSEDGTEVEVRSCFAIPHTENEDQVEVDVDYQKNMLALTLKANPRESLLGWYTTTHELNSFSALIQNFFASPETGTFPHPAVHLTISTDPTSDIEARCYISAPVAVNAERAAESCLFIQVPHKLMYGDAERSALEAISMAKDTEDRTAPVVSDIEGLARSIESGANLIERVSDWVNGILDEDEEPNQALGQYLMNALSLAPKVDPEQIEHDFNNHIQDVLMVSYLANTIRTQIDLSQRLAVANLTAGEKDGEGKATEGGEKGEQRGGGGRGGKRGGRGGGRGGGQRGEPREPREPREPREPTE from the exons ATGGCTGTCGCCGAAACTGAGAAGTTCCTCCACCTCTCGCGGCCCATCGCGCCGGCCACGATTGGCATCCCAGGCAACATTGCCCCGCTCACCGTCAACATCCAACCCCAG GCTatcctctccatcctcgaCCATGCCGTGCGAAGAGACATCCGCGATACGCAATCAACCCGCGTTATCGGCGCCCTCGTTGGTGTCCGCTCCGAAGATGGCACCGAGGTCGAAGTGCGCTCCTGCTTCGCCATCCCTCACACCGAGAACGAGGATCAGGTCGAGGTGGACGTCGACTACCAGAAGAACATGCTGGCTCTCACCCTCAAGGCCAACCCGCGCGAGTCCCTCCTCGGCTGgtacaccaccacccacgAGCTTAACTCCTTCTCCGCCCTGATTCAGAACTTCTTCGCCTCCCCGGAGACCGGCACTTTCCCCCACCCCGCTGTCCACCTGACCATCAGCACCGACCCGACCTCCGACATCGAGGCCCGATGCTACATCTCTGCCCCtgtcgccgtcaacgccgagcgcgccgccgagagctGCCTCTTCATCCAGGTGCCCCACAAGCTCATGtacggcgacgccgagcgcagcgccctcgaggccatctCCATGGCCAAGGACACCGAGGACCGCACCGCCCCTGTCGTCTCCGACATTGAGGGCCTCGCCCGCTCCATCGAGTCCGGCGCCAACCTTATCGAGCGCGTCAGCGATTGGGTCAACGGCATCctcgatgaggatgaggagcCCAACCAGGCCCTTGGCCAGTATCTCATGAACGCCCTCTCGCTCGCCCCCAAGGTCGACCCCGAGCAGATCGAACACGATTTCAACAACCACATCCAGGACGTCCTCATGGTCTCCTACCTGGCCAACACCATCCGCACCCAGATCGATCTGTCGCAACGGCTGGCTGTTGCCAACCTCACTGCCGGCGAGAAGGATGGCGAGGGCAAGGCtaccgagggcggcgagaagggcgagcAGCGGGGCGGTGGTGGACGTGGCGGCAAGCGTggcggacgcggcggcggacgcggCGGTGGCCAGAGGGGGGAGCCCAGAGAGCCCCGCGAGCCTCGCGAGCCGAGGGAACCCACCGAGTAA
- a CDS encoding U3 small nucleolar RNA-associated protein 25, with protein sequence MGPRGRGRAGFRGGGGGGRGGARGRGGGGGGGRGRGRGGSRGGSRGGRPFGRASRFDSARVEEKESSDEDESGQDEMDSEIEEDSDVSMSEDEEENPQNTRPYLALLQGFTESSEPSAKRRKLESGKPESSAQAASESESDEEEEDETEGRDVDRVEEAEDPAADLAEEDEQSDDEDDVDASDPFDNHFTTPDEDLTAKRVKAIQKKEWTFKRAMSKVSKAVVTYPQVEDSDAPAIPSSISNLDGLKLKQKLRETASRKMTTLNPLQQAIAPTIFNYNDVLYDNRNTQNSEGLRQLVCLHAVNHVFKTRDRVIKNNYRLAKEENSDLELRDQGFTRPKILFILPTRQSCLNIVNTIEELCAPDQRENRKRFEEAYTDDDVKFGDDKPADFRELFEGNDDDMFRIGMKFTRKTVKYFAQFYNSDILLASPLGLRMAIGAEEDKKKMDYDFLSSIEMVVVDQADAQLMQNWEHVEYIFEHMNLQPKDAHGCDFSRVRSWYLEDWAKYFRQTIVLSAFNTPEITELFRTQCYNWAGKIRFQADYAGVLTQLGLKARQTFSRFECRSIDKEPDARFDYFISAILPSLIKRAKDSAGTLIFIPSYLDFVRVRNYFSTNPAVAALSFGTISEYADVPEASRARSHFLTGRHKVLLYTERAHHFRRYQLRGVQRVIMYSLPDNPIFYREIAGGYLTHSEQDLKLEPGQGTVRSVFSKYDVMKLERIVGTQRVGKMIQEKGDTFDFV encoded by the exons ATGGGTCCAAGAGGTAGAGGTCGTGCAGGAtttcgaggaggaggaggtggagggagaggcggcgccagagggcgtggcggcggaggaggaggaggaagaggaagaggtaGAGGAGGAAGCAGAGGCGGAAGCAGAGGAGGCAGACCATTTGGTCGCGCATCCCGGTTTGACTCTGCACGtgtggaggagaagga GTCATCAGATGAGGATGAGTCTGGACAGGATGAGATGGACTCTGAAATTGAGGAGGACTCTGACGTTTCCATGtctgaggacgaggaagaaaacccccaaaacacGCGTCCGTATCTTGCACTTCTTCAGGGGTTTACAGAATCTTCGGAACCAAGCGCCAAGAGACGGAAACTTGAAAGTGGCAAGCCTGAAAGCAGTGCCCAGGCGGCATCTGAGTCCGAATctgacgaggaagaagaggatgagacGGAAGGAAGGGACGTCGACAGAGTTGAGGAAGCAGAGGATCCGGCGGCCGATTtggccgaggaagatgagcaaagcgacgacgaggatgacgttGACGCCTCAGATCCGTTCGATAACCACTTTACGACACCTGACGAAGACCTGACGGCGAAGAGAGTCAAGGCAATCCAAAAGAAGGAATGGACTTTCAAGCGCGCCATGTCAAAGGTCTCGAAAGCGGTTGTGACGTACCCGCAGGTGGAAGATTCAGACGCACCAGCGATCCCTTCGTCGATATCCAACCTGGACGGTCTCAAGCTGAAGCAAAAGCTGAGAGAAACAGCCTCCAGAAAGATGACCACACTCAATCCTCTGCAGCAGGCCATCGCTCCTACGATTTTCAACTACAACGACGTTCTGTATGATAACCGAAACACTCAAAATTCTGAAGGGTTACGACAACTTGTGTGCTTGCATGCCGTCAACCACGTCTTTAA GACCCGGGACAGAGTCATCAAAAACAACTACAGGCTCGCGAAGGAGGAAAACTCGGACCTCGAGCTCAGAGACCAGGGATTCACGCGTCCCAAGATCCTCTTCATCCTGCCGACAAGGCAGTCCTGCCTGAACATTGTCAACACGATCGAGGAGCTGTGCGCGCCGGACCAACGCGAGAACCGCAAACGCTTCGAGGAGGCGTACACCGATGACGACGTCAAGttcggcgacgacaagcccGCCGACTTCCGTGAGCTCTTCGagggcaacgacgacgacatgttCCGCATCGGCATGAAGTTCACGCGCAAGACGGTGAAGTACTTCGCGCAGTTCTACAACTCGGATatcctcctcgccagccCGCTGGGTCTCCGCATGGCCAtaggcgccgaggaggacaagaagaagatggactACGACTTCCTCAGCTCCATTgagatggtcgtcgtcgaccaggccGACGCGCAGCTTATGCAGAACTGGGAGCACGTCGAGTACATCTTCGAGCACATGAACCTCCAGCCCAAGGACGCCCACGGTTGCGACTTCAGCCGCGTCCGCAGCTGGTATCTCGAGGACTGGGCAAAGTACTTCCGCCAGACCATCGTGCTGTCGGCCTTCAATACGCCCGAGATCACCGAGCTCTTCCGCACGCAGTGCTACAACTGGGCCGGCAAAATCCGTTTCCAGGCCGACTACGCCGGCGTTCTCACGCAGCTGGGTCTCAAGGCCCGCCAGACCTTTTCCCGGTTCGAGTGCCGGTCCATCGACAAGGAGCCTGACGCTCGCTTTGACTActtcatctcggccatccTGCCCTCGCTTATCAAGCGGGCCAAGGACTCGGCCGGCACCCTCATCTTCATCCCCTCGTATCTCGACTTCGTCCGCGTGCGCAACTACTTCTCCACGAACCCGGCTGTCGCCGCGCTCTCCTTCGGTACCATCTCCGAGTACGCCGATGTGCCTGAGGCTTCACGCGCGCGCTCTCACTTCCTCACCGGCCGGCACAAGGTACTCTTGTACACGGAGCGCGCCCACCACTTCCGCCGCTACCAGCTGCGCGGCGTCCAGCGCGTCATCATGTACAGCCTGCCGGACAACCCCATCTTCTACCGCGAGATCGCGGGGGGCTACCTCACCCACAGCGAGCAGGATCTCAAGTTGGAGCCAGGCCAGGGCACTGTACGCTCCGTCTTCTCAAAGTACGACGTCATGAAGCTGGAGCGCATCGTCGGTACGCAACGCGTGGGCAAGATGATCCAGGAGAAGGGCGACACATTTGACTTCGTGTGA
- a CDS encoding Ribosomal protein L17 — translation MAGGLVKYRHLSRNSSARQALLRGLVTSLVAHEHIQTTYAKAKEAQRLAEKLITYAKRDNEETRRKAQAILYTPHDLLPKLFGELRQRYTERPGGYTRVLRTEPRNTYDQAPSAILELVDGPRDARFMMTAKAVAFDKDSGKRHTELTMKNVAKVTRYRKDGKTAFDDMVASFRGLKTRREGKKGKKAVEKEAAA, via the exons ATGGCGGGCGGTCTCGTCAAGTACAGGCATTTGAGCCGTAACTCGTCGGCGCGACAGGCCCTcctccgcggcctcgtcacGTCTCTCGTCGCCCACGAGCATATCCAGACCACCTACGCCAAGGCAAAGGAGGCCCAGCGCCTCGCCGAAAAGCTCATCACCTACGCGAAGCGGGACAATGAGGAGACGAGGCGGAAGGCCCAGGCTATTCTCTAC ACCCCCCACGATCTCCTCCCCAAGCTCTTCGGCGAGCTCCGCCAGCGCTATACCGAGCGCCCCGGCGGCTACACGCGCGTGCTGCGCACCGAGCCCCGCAACACCTACGACCAGGCGCCCTCAGCGAttctcgagcttgtcgaTGGGCCCCGCGACGCCCGCTTCATGATGacggccaaggccgtcgccttcgacaAGGACTCGGGCAAGAGGCACACGGAGCTGACCATGAAGAACGTCGCCAAGGTCACAAGGTACcgcaaggacggcaagacgGCCTTTGACGACATGGTCGCCAGCTTCCGGGGCCTCAAGACCAGGCgcgagggcaagaagggcaagaaggccgtcgagaaggaggccgcgGCGTGA